Below is a window of Pseudoalteromonas undina DNA.
CGAAGATTCAATGATTGTGTATAAAGCGCCAGAAGAAAAACACAGCATTACCGTGTTTACTGATATTAGCTGTGGTTACTGTCGTAAATTACACCGTGAGCTTGATGACTTACTTGAGTCGGGTATTACGGTTAAATACCTAGCATTTCCACGTGGCGGCCTGCAAGGATCAGGTTATGCTGATTTAATGAATGTGTGGTGTGCTAAAGATCAGCAAGAAGCACTTACTGAAGCTAAATCTGGTGCAGATACACAAATTGTAAAAGACTGTAGCGCACCCGTTGCAGAGCATTACCAATTAGGGCAAAGCTTTGGTATTAGTGGTACACCGGCTATTATTTTAGAAGATGGCACGATGATCCCAGGCTACCAACCAGCTGCCGCATTAAGCGCTGCGCTTGAGGCCAACAAAGCAGGTTAATTAAAAACCTGAGTACCTGTTTAAAAAGGCCTTTATGGCCTTTTTTTGTCTTTTTGTTATGAATATCATAAGTTAAAAACCAGCATGAAAAAAATGATCATTGCGCGAGAACCCGTTGACGACTCTCATCTACCTAGTCATCTACATCCTGTTATTAAGCAAATTTATGCCACGCGTAACGTCTGCCATGCTGATGAATTAAATAATAGTGCGGCCACTTTGCTCGACTTTAAGCTATTTAAAGATATAGACAAAGCCAGCCAACTATTAATTGATGCACTGCATGCACAAAGTAAAATACTAATTGTTGGCGATTTTGACGCCGATGGCGCAACCAGCACCGCCACCTTAATGCAAGGGTTGGCCATGTTTGGCTTTACCCATTTAGATTATTTAGTGCCAGACCGCTTTAGTTTAGGTTATGGCTTAAGCCCAGCATTGGCTGAGCAAATAGTCACTATGCAGCCCGATTTAGTGATCACCGTAGATAACGGTATATCGTGTATTGCAGGGATTGATATTGTTAAAGCCGCAGGCATTAAAGTGCTGGTTACAGATCATCATTTACAAGGCGAGCAACTGCCTAGTGCCGATGCTATTGTTAATCCTAATCGTCATGACTGTGATTTTCCCTCTAAGTCGATAGCTGGTGTTGGTGTGGCGTTTTATTTGCTTATCGCATTGAGAAGTGCGCTGCGTGAACAAGGCTACTTTAACCAACATCCTATGCCAAATATTGCTGACTTACTCGATATTGTAGCCCTTGGTACGGTGGCCGATGTGGTGGCTCTGGATGCGAATAACCGTACGTTAGTGCATCAAGGCTTGGCACGTATTCGAAGTGGTAAAACCCGCCCAGGTATCACCGCACTGATTGAAGTGGCTAATCGCAATGCAGCTCGTTTGAGTGCCAGCGATTTTGGCTTTTCATTGGCGCCACGTTTAAATGCAGCAGGGCGTTTAGATGATATGAGCCTAGGTATAGCTTGCTTACTTAGCAACGACATAAATCAAGCAAGGCGCATAGCCGGTGAGCTTGACAGCTTAAACTTTGCCAGACGTGAAATTGAGCAAGGCATGCAAGTAGAAGCGCAAGCCGTGCTCGATAGATTGGCATTTAAAGAAGATAGTGTGCCTGATGCTATTTGTTTGTATCAAGACGATTGGCATCAAGGTGTTATTGGCATTTTAGCGGGGCGCTTAAAAGAAAAGTACCACCGCCCAACCGTGATATTTGCGGGTGGCGAAAACGGTGAAATAAAAGGTTCATGTCGCTCTATTGAAGGTTTACATATGCGCGACCTGCTTGAAGGTTTAAACACTGCGCAGCCTGGTTTAATTAATAAATTTGGCGGCCACGCAATGGCGGCAGGTTTAAGTATTAACGAGCAGCAATTTGCTGAGTTCAAACGCGCATTTGATAGTGCAGTTAGCGAGCAACTCAGTGAAGAAAGTAAACGCTGTATTGTATTTACCGATGGTGAGCTACCTAATGATTGCTTTAGCATGGATTTTGCCCAGCTTTTAAAACAATCGGGCCCGTGGGGGCAGCAGTTTCCTGAGCCGATATTTGAACACACCTTTGAAGTAATCCAACAGCGTATTGTGGGTGAAAAACACTTAAAGCTAGTATTAAAGCATCAGTCTGCACGCTTAGTGGATGCCATTGCCTTTGGGATTGATTTAAAAGCGTGGCCAGATACTGAGGCGCAGTTTGTTAAAGTAGCGTATCAGCTCGATATAAATGAATTTAGAGGTAAATTTAGCTTACAACTTATAGTTAGAGAGCTTGAAAAAGTGGGCTAAAAAATATCTTCAAACCATGCATAAAAGGCTAATAAAACGCGCGGTTTTTTGTTAAAATCGGGCGTTTTTATTATTTAATGATTTTTAATTGCGCTCGGTCTCTTTTTTAAGTGCGCAATAACCTAGCCATTTTGGAGTAATGTACATGTTTGAAGTGAATCCTGTGATTAATCAAATCAAGGAAATTCGCGAACGTACTGAACTGCTTCGGGGGTACCTTTGACTACGCTCTTAAACAAGAACGTTTAGAAGAAGTTAACGCCGAACTTGAAGATTCAGCCGTATGGAATGAGCCTGAGCGCGCACAAGCCCTTGGTCGTGAAAAGTCAGCACTAGAAGCCGTGGTTGAAACAATCGATAACCTTGTTGCTGGTACTGACGATGTTGAAGGATTAGTAGAGCTTGCTGTTGAAGCTGAAGATCAAGACACCTTTGATGAAGCACAAAGCGAACTAGCTGATTTAAACCAGCAGCTTGAAGGGCTTGAGTTTCGTCGTATGTTTTCAGGCTCTCACGATTCAAACGATGCCTACCTTGATTTACAATCAGGCTCTGGTGGTACTGAAGCACAAGACTGGTGTAATATTTTACTGCGTATGTACTTACGCTGGGGTGAAGCAAAAGGCTTTAAAGTAGAGCTTGTTGAAGCGACCGATGGCGATGTTGCTGGTATTAAAGGCGCAACGGTACGTTTTTCTGGTGAGTATGCATATGGTTGGTTACGCACTGAAACAGGCGTACACCGCCTAGTTCGTAAAAGCCCATTTGATTCAAGTGGCCGTCGTCATACTTCGTTTGCATCTGCGTTTGTTTACCCAGAAGTTGATGACAACATTGAGATTGATATTAATCCGTCTGACTTACGTATAGACGTTTACCGTGCATCAGGCGCGGGTGGTCAGCACGTAAATACCACTGAATCGGCAGTACGTATTACCCACGTACCAACCAATACCGTGGTGCAGTGTCAAAACGAGCGCTCGCAGCATAAAAATAAAGCCCAAGCAATGAAGCAGTTAAAAGCGAAATTATTTGAGCTTGAGCTACAACAGCAAAATGCTGAAAAGCAAAGTCAAGAAGACAACAAGTCTGATATTGGCTGGGGGAGTCAAATTCGTTCATACGTACTTGATGACTCGCGTATTAAAGACTTACGTACTGGCGTTGAAAACCGTAACACTCAAGCGGTACTCGATGGCGACCTAGATAAATTTATTGAAGCCAGCTTAAAATCTGGTTTATAACCACCAAGCTAAAAAAGAGCTAAAAAATGACTGATCAAATCCAAGACGAAAATAAGTTAATCGCTGAGCGTCGCGGCAAATTAGACGCTATTCGCGAAAATTGCCCAGCCAACGGTCATCCAAACCAATTCCGTCGTGAGCATTACACGGCAGATTTGCAGGCTGAGTTTGGTGATAAGAGTAAAGAAGAGCTAATCGAATTACAGCATGTGGTATCGATTGCAGGTCGTATTCTTGCTAAACGTGGTCCATTTATGTCTATTCAAGACATGAAAGGCCGTGTACAAGCATATGCCTCAAAAGACGTTCAAAAAGATTTAAAAGCAAAATATGGTCAGCTTGATATTGGCGATATTATTGGTGTTAAAGGCGCATTGAACAAATCAGGTAAAGGCGATTTATACGTAGAAATGACAGAGTACGAACTGCTGACTAAGTCACTTCGCCCATTACCAGAAAAATTCCATGGTTTATCAGATCAAGAAACTAAATACCGCCAACGTTATGTTGATTTAATTACTAACGAAGCAACGCGTGAAACATTCCGTATTCGCTCACAAGTAGTTGAAGGCATTCGTCGCTTTTTAGCAGACCGCGATTTTATGGAAGTAGAAACGCCAATGCTGCAGGTTATTCCTGGTGGCGCGACGGCACGTCCGTTTGTAACACACCACAATGCGCTTGATATCGACATGTACTTGCGTATTGCACCAGAGCTTTACTTAAAGCGTTTAGTGGTAGGTGGTTTTGACCGCGTATTCGAAATTAACCGTAACTTCCGTAACGAAGGGTTATCGACACGCCACAACCCAGAATTCACTATGATTGAGTTCTACCAAGCGTATGCTGACTACATTGATCTAATGAACATCACCGAAGACATGTTACGTACAGTTGCAACTAACGTACTGGGCAGCCCAATTGTGGTTAACACCACTAAAGATGAAAACGGCGAAGTTGTTGATTCAGTCGAGTATGACTTTGGTCAACCGTTCACGCGTTTAAGCATGGCAGATGCTATCTTAAAATATAACCCAGAGTTTGATGCAGCGGTATTTAACGACCCAGAAAACCACTTTGAAGAATTAAAAGCGTACGCTAAACAAGTACACGTTAAAATTCCTGAAAACTGCGTATGGGGTCCAGGTAAATTCTTATGTGAAATATTTGAAGAAACGGCTGAGCATATGCTTATCCAACCTACATTTATCACAGGCTACCCGTGGGAA
It encodes the following:
- the prfB gene encoding peptide chain release factor 2 (programmed frameshift), with translation MFEVNPVINQIKEIRERTELLRGYLDYALKQERLEEVNAELEDSAVWNEPERAQALGREKSALEAVVETIDNLVAGTDDVEGLVELAVEAEDQDTFDEAQSELADLNQQLEGLEFRRMFSGSHDSNDAYLDLQSGSGGTEAQDWCNILLRMYLRWGEAKGFKVELVEATDGDVAGIKGATVRFSGEYAYGWLRTETGVHRLVRKSPFDSSGRRHTSFASAFVYPEVDDNIEIDINPSDLRIDVYRASGAGGQHVNTTESAVRITHVPTNTVVQCQNERSQHKNKAQAMKQLKAKLFELELQQQNAEKQSQEDNKSDIGWGSQIRSYVLDDSRIKDLRTGVENRNTQAVLDGDLDKFIEASLKSGL
- the recJ gene encoding single-stranded-DNA-specific exonuclease RecJ; amino-acid sequence: MKKMIIAREPVDDSHLPSHLHPVIKQIYATRNVCHADELNNSAATLLDFKLFKDIDKASQLLIDALHAQSKILIVGDFDADGATSTATLMQGLAMFGFTHLDYLVPDRFSLGYGLSPALAEQIVTMQPDLVITVDNGISCIAGIDIVKAAGIKVLVTDHHLQGEQLPSADAIVNPNRHDCDFPSKSIAGVGVAFYLLIALRSALREQGYFNQHPMPNIADLLDIVALGTVADVVALDANNRTLVHQGLARIRSGKTRPGITALIEVANRNAARLSASDFGFSLAPRLNAAGRLDDMSLGIACLLSNDINQARRIAGELDSLNFARREIEQGMQVEAQAVLDRLAFKEDSVPDAICLYQDDWHQGVIGILAGRLKEKYHRPTVIFAGGENGEIKGSCRSIEGLHMRDLLEGLNTAQPGLINKFGGHAMAAGLSINEQQFAEFKRAFDSAVSEQLSEESKRCIVFTDGELPNDCFSMDFAQLLKQSGPWGQQFPEPIFEHTFEVIQQRIVGEKHLKLVLKHQSARLVDAIAFGIDLKAWPDTEAQFVKVAYQLDINEFRGKFSLQLIVRELEKVG
- the dsbC gene encoding bifunctional protein-disulfide isomerase/oxidoreductase DsbC, which codes for MKKLMLAGAMLCTSLSAFANGVAVTPDANDPIVTKFAALGVTVKQINPSPVAGLKELITNKGVLYASPDGQFLMQGTLIDLNNRSNLTEQALNGVRQSGLKEYEDSMIVYKAPEEKHSITVFTDISCGYCRKLHRELDDLLESGITVKYLAFPRGGLQGSGYADLMNVWCAKDQQEALTEAKSGADTQIVKDCSAPVAEHYQLGQSFGISGTPAIILEDGTMIPGYQPAAALSAALEANKAG
- the lysS gene encoding lysine--tRNA ligase; translation: MTDQIQDENKLIAERRGKLDAIRENCPANGHPNQFRREHYTADLQAEFGDKSKEELIELQHVVSIAGRILAKRGPFMSIQDMKGRVQAYASKDVQKDLKAKYGQLDIGDIIGVKGALNKSGKGDLYVEMTEYELLTKSLRPLPEKFHGLSDQETKYRQRYVDLITNEATRETFRIRSQVVEGIRRFLADRDFMEVETPMLQVIPGGATARPFVTHHNALDIDMYLRIAPELYLKRLVVGGFDRVFEINRNFRNEGLSTRHNPEFTMIEFYQAYADYIDLMNITEDMLRTVATNVLGSPIVVNTTKDENGEVVDSVEYDFGQPFTRLSMADAILKYNPEFDAAVFNDPENHFEELKAYAKQVHVKIPENCVWGPGKFLCEIFEETAEHMLIQPTFITGYPWEVSPLARRNDENPFVTDRFEFFVGGRELANGFSELNDAQDQAERFTRQVEEKDAGDDEAMHYDEDYIRALEYGLPPTAGEGIGIDRLVMLFTDSSTIKDVILFPHMRPQAD